A window of the Actinobacillus genomosp. 1 genome harbors these coding sequences:
- the leuC gene encoding 3-isopropylmalate dehydratase large subunit: protein MAKTLYEKLFDAHVVYEAAGETPILYINRHLIHEVTSPQAFDGLRVAGRQVRQIGKTFGTMDHSISTQVRDVNKLEGQAKIQVLELAKNCEANGISLFDMQTKQQGIVHVMGPEQGLTLPGMTIVCGDSHTATHGAFGALAFGIGTSEVEHVLATQTLKQARAKSMKIEVRGKVNPGITAKDIVLAIIGKTTMAGGTGHVVEFCGEAIRDLSMEGRMTVCNMAIEFGAKAGLVAPDETTFAYLKDRPHAPKGKDWDDAVEYWKTLKSDDDAVFDAVVVLEAKDIAPQVTWGTNPGQVIGIDQVVPNPQEMADPVTKASAEKALAYIGLEANTDMKNIPVDQVFIGSCTNSRIEDLRAAAAVMKGRKKADNVKRVLVVPGSGLVKEQAEKEGLDKIFIEAGAEWRNPGCSMCLGMNDDRLGEWERCASTSNRNFEGRQGRNGRTHLVSPAMAAAAAMFGRFVDIRHVELN, encoded by the coding sequence ATGGCAAAAACATTATACGAAAAACTATTTGATGCCCACGTTGTATATGAAGCTGCAGGCGAAACGCCGATTCTTTATATCAACCGCCACTTAATTCACGAAGTCACCAGCCCGCAAGCGTTTGACGGTTTACGTGTCGCCGGTCGCCAAGTACGCCAAATCGGTAAAACTTTCGGTACGATGGATCACAGTATTTCTACCCAAGTACGTGATGTGAATAAATTAGAAGGTCAGGCGAAAATCCAAGTTTTAGAATTAGCGAAAAACTGTGAAGCGAACGGTATTTCGTTATTCGATATGCAAACCAAACAACAAGGTATCGTACACGTCATGGGGCCGGAGCAAGGCTTAACTCTACCGGGAATGACGATTGTATGCGGCGACTCGCATACCGCAACACACGGCGCATTCGGTGCGCTTGCGTTTGGGATCGGTACATCGGAAGTGGAACACGTACTTGCAACGCAAACCTTAAAACAAGCGCGTGCGAAAAGTATGAAAATCGAAGTACGCGGCAAAGTGAACCCCGGTATTACCGCAAAAGATATCGTACTAGCGATCATCGGCAAAACAACCATGGCGGGCGGTACCGGTCATGTGGTAGAGTTCTGCGGTGAAGCGATCCGTGATTTATCCATGGAAGGTCGTATGACGGTATGTAATATGGCGATTGAATTCGGAGCGAAAGCCGGTTTAGTCGCACCGGATGAAACTACCTTCGCTTACTTAAAAGACCGTCCGCACGCACCGAAAGGCAAAGATTGGGATGATGCGGTTGAATATTGGAAAACCTTAAAATCGGATGATGATGCGGTCTTTGATGCGGTCGTTGTATTGGAAGCGAAAGATATTGCACCGCAAGTAACTTGGGGAACTAACCCGGGTCAAGTCATCGGTATTGACCAAGTAGTACCGAATCCACAAGAAATGGCGGATCCGGTGACGAAAGCTTCAGCAGAAAAAGCTCTCGCATATATCGGTTTAGAGGCTAACACCGATATGAAAAATATCCCTGTGGATCAAGTATTTATCGGATCTTGTACTAATTCTCGTATTGAAGACTTACGTGCGGCGGCGGCAGTAATGAAAGGCCGTAAAAAAGCAGATAACGTAAAACGTGTGCTAGTTGTACCGGGTTCGGGCTTAGTAAAAGAACAGGCGGAAAAAGAAGGCTTAGATAAAATCTTTATCGAAGCCGGTGCAGAATGGCGTAATCCGGGTTGTTCAATGTGTTTAGGTATGAATGATGACCGTTTAGGCGAATGGGAACGCTGCGCTTCAACCTCTAACCGTAACTTTGAAGGCCGACAAGGTCGTAACGGCCGTACCCACTTAGTTAGCCCTGCAATGGCAGCCGCAGCGGCAATGTTTGGTAGATTTGTCGATATTCGTCACGTGGAATTAAATTAA
- a CDS encoding DUF2301 domain-containing membrane protein — translation MADPHIKSPMDFWDYLTVIVYRLGFVVASIMVLLLPYQTELSSSGLFIAGAMLASSLHLYLKQFRFIFQFVAWIGLLCQIFGFPMLALGAMLLVIGGLSYKEYFCFRVFGLNFQPLLVAVLWLALLLEQVLLYQVVSAISGVLLVVLSIQKWRMPLHFDIGDKTKFEI, via the coding sequence ATGGCAGATCCGCATATTAAATCCCCGATGGATTTTTGGGATTATCTAACCGTTATCGTCTATCGTCTAGGTTTTGTGGTAGCAAGTATTATGGTGTTATTGCTCCCCTATCAAACCGAATTGTCTTCGTCCGGCTTATTTATTGCCGGAGCGATGTTAGCTTCCTCGCTTCATCTTTATTTGAAACAATTCCGTTTTATTTTTCAGTTTGTGGCATGGATAGGTTTACTTTGCCAAATCTTCGGTTTTCCAATGCTTGCTTTAGGGGCAATGTTATTGGTTATCGGTGGTCTGAGTTATAAAGAATATTTTTGTTTTAGAGTATTCGGCTTAAATTTCCAACCGCTTCTTGTGGCGGTACTTTGGCTGGCATTGTTGTTGGAGCAAGTATTATTATACCAAGTGGTCAGTGCGATAAGCGGAGTATTATTAGTGGTACTCAGTATTCAAAAATGGCGAATGCCGTTACATTTCGATATCGGCGATAAGACAAAATTTGAGATTTAG
- the ansB gene encoding L-asparaginase 2, with protein MKLKKLALPVVLSMAMSSVYAAELPNITILATGGTIAGSGQSAVSSAYQAGQLNIDTLIEAVPEMKTLANIKGEQVVKIGSQDMSDEVWLKLAKTVNSQCANTDGFVITHGTDTMEETAYFLDMTVKCDKPVVLVGAMRPATEKSADGPLNLYNSIVVAKDAKSAKRGVLVAMNDEVLGARDVTKTSTTAVQTFHSPNFGTLGYIHNSKVDYERAPESKHTLNTPFKVDNLNELPKVGIIYAYANMPTEPLKALLDAGYQGIVVAGVGNGNMNAANLALLEQAAKNGVAVVRSSRVPTGYTTRDAEVDDSKYGFVASGTLNPQKARVLLQLALTQTKDINTIQQYFEDF; from the coding sequence ATGAAACTCAAAAAACTTGCCTTACCCGTTGTGCTTTCTATGGCAATGTCGAGCGTGTATGCGGCGGAATTACCGAATATTACGATTTTAGCAACCGGCGGAACGATTGCCGGTAGCGGTCAAAGTGCTGTCAGCTCGGCTTACCAAGCAGGACAATTGAACATTGATACCTTAATCGAAGCCGTACCGGAAATGAAGACGTTGGCAAACATTAAAGGCGAACAAGTAGTCAAAATCGGCTCACAAGATATGAGTGATGAGGTATGGCTAAAATTAGCGAAAACCGTTAATAGCCAATGTGCCAATACCGATGGTTTCGTGATTACTCACGGTACGGATACGATGGAAGAAACCGCATATTTCCTCGATATGACGGTAAAATGCGATAAACCGGTGGTTTTAGTCGGTGCAATGCGCCCGGCAACGGAGAAAAGTGCGGACGGTCCGTTGAATTTATACAATTCGATTGTGGTGGCTAAAGACGCTAAATCCGCCAAACGCGGCGTATTAGTCGCGATGAATGATGAAGTTCTAGGGGCAAGAGATGTGACTAAAACCAGCACCACCGCCGTACAAACCTTCCACTCGCCGAATTTCGGTACGCTCGGCTATATTCATAACAGTAAAGTCGATTACGAACGCGCACCGGAAAGCAAGCACACGCTAAATACTCCGTTTAAGGTTGATAATCTGAATGAACTGCCGAAAGTCGGTATTATTTATGCGTATGCCAATATGCCGACCGAACCGCTTAAAGCCTTATTAGATGCGGGTTATCAAGGTATTGTGGTTGCCGGTGTCGGTAACGGTAATATGAATGCGGCGAATTTAGCCTTGCTTGAACAAGCGGCGAAAAATGGAGTTGCGGTGGTTCGTTCTTCACGAGTGCCAACCGGCTATACCACTCGTGATGCGGAAGTGGATGATTCTAAATACGGCTTTGTCGCATCAGGTACGCTCAACCCGCAAAAAGCCCGTGTGTTATTACAACTTGCTTTAACTCAAACTAAAGACATCAATACAATTCAACAATATTTTGAAGACTTCTAG
- the pyrG gene encoding glutamine hydrolyzing CTP synthase: protein MATNYIFVTGGVVSSLGKGIAAASLASILEARGLNVTIMKLDPYINVDPGTMSPTQHGEVFVTQDGAETDLDLGHYERFIRSKMSKANNFTSGKIYSEVLRKERRGDYLGATIQVIPHITNEIKERVIEGGKGRDVVIVEVGGTVGDIESLPFLEALRQLAVDVGREKTLFMHLTLVPYIPTAGEVKTKPTQHSVKELLSIGIQPDVLICRSDRAIPSNERKKIALFCNVPERAVISLKDVDSIYRIPELLKSQGLDSFVCDRFRLDCPEADLSEWEQVLYRQANPTGEVTIGMVGKYVELPDAYKSVNEALKHAGLTNRLTVNIKYIDSQDIETKGVELLQGLDAILVPGGFGYRGVEGKIRTAQYARENKIPYLGICLGMQIALIEYARNVAGLTQANSSEFDKDCPQPVVGLITEWQDESGNVETRSDDSDLGGTMRLGAQQCHLIEGTKARQVYGAETIVERHRHRYEVNNTLLPPIEAAGLKVSGLSADRKLVEIIEIPNHPWFIAAQFHPEFTSTPRDGHPLFAGFVKAAKDYQDSHKA, encoded by the coding sequence ATGGCAACGAATTATATTTTCGTGACGGGCGGTGTTGTTTCATCTTTAGGCAAAGGTATTGCCGCTGCATCTCTCGCATCAATTCTCGAAGCTCGTGGTTTAAACGTAACCATTATGAAGCTGGATCCTTATATCAACGTCGATCCGGGTACAATGAGCCCAACGCAACACGGTGAAGTGTTCGTCACGCAAGACGGCGCGGAAACTGACTTAGACTTAGGTCACTATGAGCGTTTTATCCGTTCTAAAATGAGCAAAGCGAATAACTTTACCAGCGGTAAAATTTACTCTGAAGTATTACGCAAAGAACGTCGCGGCGATTATTTAGGTGCGACAATCCAAGTGATTCCGCATATCACCAATGAAATTAAAGAACGTGTGATTGAAGGCGGTAAAGGCCGTGATGTAGTTATCGTGGAAGTCGGCGGTACGGTGGGCGATATCGAATCGTTACCGTTCTTAGAAGCGTTACGTCAGTTAGCGGTAGATGTCGGTCGTGAAAAAACCTTATTTATGCACTTAACTTTAGTGCCGTACATTCCGACCGCAGGCGAAGTGAAAACCAAACCGACTCAACATTCGGTAAAAGAATTACTTTCAATCGGTATTCAACCGGACGTGTTAATTTGTCGTTCGGATCGTGCGATTCCAAGCAACGAGCGTAAAAAAATCGCCTTATTCTGTAACGTGCCGGAACGTGCGGTTATTTCATTAAAAGACGTGGATTCGATTTACCGTATTCCTGAATTACTTAAATCACAAGGCTTAGATAGCTTTGTTTGCGATCGTTTCCGTTTAGATTGTCCGGAAGCGGATTTAAGCGAATGGGAACAAGTGCTTTATCGCCAAGCGAATCCGACCGGTGAAGTAACTATCGGTATGGTGGGTAAATATGTTGAATTACCGGACGCGTATAAATCGGTAAACGAAGCGTTAAAACACGCCGGTTTAACCAATCGCTTAACGGTAAATATCAAGTATATTGATTCACAAGATATCGAAACCAAAGGTGTTGAATTACTCCAAGGTTTAGATGCGATTTTAGTGCCGGGCGGCTTCGGCTACCGCGGTGTGGAAGGTAAAATCCGTACCGCACAATATGCACGTGAGAACAAAATCCCTTATTTAGGTATTTGTTTAGGTATGCAAATCGCACTCATCGAATACGCACGTAATGTAGCTGGCTTAACTCAAGCAAACTCATCTGAATTTGACAAAGATTGCCCGCAACCGGTAGTCGGTTTGATTACCGAATGGCAAGATGAGTCCGGTAATGTGGAAACACGTTCCGATGATTCGGATTTAGGCGGTACAATGCGTTTAGGTGCGCAACAATGCCACTTAATCGAAGGCACGAAGGCACGTCAAGTTTATGGTGCGGAAACCATTGTTGAACGTCATCGTCACCGTTATGAAGTAAACAATACGTTATTACCGCCAATCGAAGCGGCAGGCTTAAAAGTGAGCGGCTTATCGGCAGACCGTAAATTAGTGGAAATTATTGAAATTCCAAACCACCCATGGTTTATTGCGGCGCAGTTCCATCCGGAATTTACTTCAACACCGCGTGACGGTCACCCGTTATTTGCCGGATTTGTAAAAGCGGCGAAAGACTATCAAGATAGCCATAAAGCGTAA
- the leuD gene encoding 3-isopropylmalate dehydratase small subunit translates to MAGLKQHSGLVVPLDAANVDTDAIIPKQFLQAITRVGFGKHLFHEWRYLDAEETQLNPDFVLNFPQYQGATILLARKNLGCGSSREHAPWALADYGFKVMIAPSFADIFYNNSLNNHMLPIRLSEEEVEEIFQWVWANEGKQIHIDLEAMTVTVGDKVYCFELDEFRRHCLLNGLDNIGLTLQHEAAIAAYESKIPAFLR, encoded by the coding sequence ATGGCAGGATTAAAACAACACTCAGGTTTAGTCGTTCCGCTTGATGCGGCGAATGTGGATACTGACGCAATCATTCCAAAACAGTTCTTACAAGCAATTACTCGTGTCGGCTTCGGTAAGCATTTATTCCACGAATGGCGTTATTTAGATGCGGAAGAAACTCAATTAAATCCGGATTTCGTGTTAAATTTCCCGCAATATCAAGGGGCGACTATTTTACTGGCTCGTAAAAATTTAGGCTGTGGTTCTTCTCGCGAGCACGCACCTTGGGCGTTAGCCGATTATGGTTTCAAAGTAATGATTGCCCCGAGCTTTGCGGACATTTTCTATAACAACAGCTTAAACAATCATATGCTTCCGATTCGCTTAAGCGAAGAAGAAGTGGAAGAAATTTTCCAATGGGTATGGGCGAACGAAGGTAAACAAATCCATATTGATTTGGAAGCAATGACGGTAACGGTCGGTGACAAAGTTTACTGCTTCGAATTAGACGAATTCCGCCGTCACTGTTTATTAAACGGGTTAGATAATATCGGCTTAACCCTACAACACGAAGCTGCTATCGCAGCTTACGAAAGTAAAATTCCGGCATTTTTACGTTAA